A segment of the Aerosakkonema funiforme FACHB-1375 genome:
CCATAAAGTTTATCGGGGATGATGAAGCGATCGCACAGATCTCGTTGTGCAATAGGAAAAGCTTCAATTTGACCTTTTGTTCGCAATTGCTGCCAGCATTGTTCTAGATCCCATTTCAATCCTAATGCGCTTTGATAGCGGTCTTCGGCATTTTTCGCCATCAATTTCGAGACTATTTTTGATAGAACGACAGGAAGTTCTGGATTGATTTCATTCACTAATTTGGGCCGTTTGGCAATGTGACAATGCACCAACTCCATCGGCTCGTTTGATTGAAACGGTAACTCGCCCGTCAGTATTTCGTAAAAAGTTACACCTAATGAATAAAAATCTGTCCGGTAGTCAATTCCCCGATTCATTCGCCCAGTTTGTTCGGGAGAAATATAAGCTAATGTGCCTTCGAGGACATTGGGGTTTACTAGCGTTTGGGTTTCTCTCGGTAACAGGGAGGCAATACTAAAGTCGATTAATTTAACTTCTTTGGTTTGGGGATTAATCAAAATGTTGCTAGGTTTGATATCTTTGTGAATTACCCGTTCTCGATACAATAGCTCTATGGCATCGCACAGGACTAGGGCGATCGACAAAAATTCTGGCAGTAACTGAATTGGTAATTTTTCCCGCAACTTGAAATAATTAGACAAAGCAACTCCTCCGAAATCTTCCATTACCAAGGCATAACCATTTTGGTAGTTTTCCAGGCTATGGGTTTGGATAATTAATGGTGAAGTGAGATTTTTGGCAATCGTATACTGATTGCGAAATTGCACTAATTCGCTGAAACTGGGATAGGGATTTTTCAGGAGTTTGATCGCGACTGGTAGTGAGTCCGCCTCGCGCTGAGCGCGATAAACTACAGTTCTCGAACCGTTATATAATTCTGTCTTGAG
Coding sequences within it:
- a CDS encoding serine/threonine protein kinase, giving the protein MNLTGYQLKTELYNGSRTVVYRAQREADSLPVAIKLLKNPYPSFSELVQFRNQYTIAKNLTSPLIIQTHSLENYQNGYALVMEDFGGVALSNYFKLREKLPIQLLPEFLSIALVLCDAIELLYRERVIHKDIKPSNILINPQTKEVKLIDFSIASLLPRETQTLVNPNVLEGTLAYISPEQTGRMNRGIDYRTDFYSLGVTFYEILTGELPFQSNEPMELVHCHIAKRPKLVNEINPELPVVLSKIVSKLMAKNAEDRYQSALGLKWDLEQCWQQLRTKGQIEAFPIAQRDLCDRFIIPDKLYG